One region of Hemiscyllium ocellatum isolate sHemOce1 chromosome 32, sHemOce1.pat.X.cur, whole genome shotgun sequence genomic DNA includes:
- the casc3 gene encoding protein CASC3 isoform X1 yields the protein MADRRRRRASQDTDEDDEDVPRSDVEAAPSVACILDLSGVQAREAESECESEDGIEGDAVVLSDYESAEENGSQKSGDEEEVEYSEEDVPKEEIKSSNEGDKDESSKEGKAEDKREITGERQSGDGQESAEPIENKIGKKNRRQLDDDEDRKNPAYIPRKGLFFEHDLRGHTEPEEVRPKVRQRKLWKDEGRWVHDKFQEDEQAPKSRDELISLYGYDIRSDRNPDEIRSRRIRKPRFRSPQNREPDWMDEPPPPRTYMRKLGSSVPSTRTFNRRVGGPERRSPAKSYSKNAAYNEDRINMKPAEINNSRSYHSSGELSISENKMDVKNAEQSHLRESVIVTDSVQSMKNNGLVKEDTIVQNQSVPPEDVPQVQEKMIEKKSYSRIRRTRNKVPEVGKPVVVEDSSVPALVSPAQQVPVQSVPSPVPKAGSWETPPVDPTMTGLEREMTQINLSGKNWPASTQPQYVQPRELRGIPNSLHIGTAPTQYNRVEDMGNQGRRAKRYSSQRQRPLPEAPPPPPPPPPQQPAPAPAPTLGPAPAPAPAPMHIGLMEGHYYDPLQFQGPIYTHNESPAPLPPQGMIVQPDMHLPHPVPGFNHHQSPGHLTNPGLYAPQVQMPAGQPPPPQVLPPPFFTPGMMNYGNPSYPYTTGGLPPHIYPTTQAQSQVFGGVTYYNTVQQQALPKPSPPRRQSQPVTVKPPPPEVLDTSVIWFPCSLGTTPSEAAKYHDTRSEKLKERNEA from the exons GAGAGTGAAGATGGCATAGAAGGTGATG CTGTTGTGCTTTCAGACTATGAAAGTGCTGAAGAGAATGGTTCTCAGAAATCT GGAGATGAAGAAGAAGTGGAatatagtgaagaagatgttccaaaagaagaaataaaatcaAGCAATGAAGGGGATAAAGATGAGTCCTCTAAGGAAGGAAAAGCTGAAGACAAAAGAGAGATTACTGGAGAAAGACAGAGCGGAGATGGACAG GAAAGTGCAGAACCTATTGAAAATAAAATAGGTAAAAAGAACAGAAGACAACTAGATGATGATGAGGATCGAAAAAACCCAGCCTATATCCCACGGAAAGGACTCTTCTTTGAACACGATCTCCGAGGGCACACTGAACCCGAGGAAGTGAG ACCCAAAGTCCGCCAGCGGAAGCTCTGGAAAGATGAAGGACGATGGGTGCACGATAAATTCCAGGAGGATGAGCAAGCACCTAAATCCCGAGATGAACTTATTTCCCTGTATGGTTATGATATTCGATCAGACAGAAATCCTGATGAAATAAGGTCACGAAGGATAAGGAAGCCAAG GTTTAGAAGTCCTCAAAATAGAGAGCCTGATTGGATGGATGAGCCACCACCACCAAGAACGTACATGCGTAAACTTGGCAGTAGTGTTCCTTCCACAAGAACTTTTAACCGAAGAGTGGGAGGTCCAGAGCGGAGATCTCCAGCGAAGAGCTACTCAAAAAATGCTGCTTATAATGAAGACCGTATTAATATGAAACCAGCTGAAATAAATAACTCAAGAAGTTATCACTCTTCAGGAGAGTTGTCCATCAGTGAAAATAAAATGGATGTGAAGAATGCTGAGCAGAGTCATTTGAGGGAGAGTGTGATTGTGACAGACAGCGTGCAGTCTATGAAAAACAATGGTCTAGTAAAAGAAGATACCATTGTGCAGAATCAGTCCGTCCCTCCTGAGGATGTGCCGCAGGTACAGGAAAAGATGATTGAAAAGAAATCTTATTCTCGTATTCGAAGGACCAGGAATAAGGTGCCCGAGGTAGGAAagccagtggtggtggaggacagTTCTGTACCAGCTTTGGTGTCTCCAGCACAGCAGGTTCCTGTTCAATCTGTCCCTTCTCCAGTACCGAAAGCAGGCTCATGGGAAACGCCACCTGTAGACCCTACAATGACGGGGCTAGAACGTGAAATGACCCAAATAAATTTATCAGGGAAAAACTGGCCAGCGAGCACTCAACCACAGTATGTACAACCACGAGAACTTCGAG GAATCCCCAATTCATTACACATCGGGACTGCTCCAACCCAGTATAATCGGGTGGAAGACATG GGTAACCAAGGAAGACGGGCGAAACGTTACTCCTCTCAACGACAGCGGCCACTACCAGAAgcacctcctccaccgccaccaccaccacctcaacaACCAGCACCAGCCCCAGCACCAACCCTCGGACCAGCGCCAGCTCCAGCCCCTGCGCCTATGCACATTGGCCTCATGGAAGGACACTATTATGACCCAC TACAATTTCAAGGACCAATATATACCCACAATGAAAGTCCAGCTCCTCTACCACCTCAAGGCATGATTGTACAGCCAGATATGCATCTTCCACATCCAG TTCCAGGTTTCAATCACCACCAGTCGCCTGGTCACCTCACCAATCCAGGTCTCTATGCTCCACAAGTCCAAATGCCAGCTGgacaaccacctccacctcaggtGCTGCCCCCTCCCTTCTTCACTCCAGGAATGATGAACTATGGAAACCCCAGTTATCCATACACAACTGGGGGCCttccacctcatatttatccaaccACTCAG GCCCAGTCTCAGGTCTTTGGTGGAGTCACGTACTACAACACTGTACAGCAGCAGGCCCTGCCTAAACCATCACCTCCACGGAGACAATCGCAGCCTGTTACTGTTAAACCACCGCCACCCGAGGTACTTGATACATCCGTCATCTGGTTTCCATGCAGCTTAGGTACAACACCATCTGAAGCTGCAAAATATCAT GACACCCGAAGTGAAAAGctgaaagaaaggaatgaagctTAA
- the casc3 gene encoding protein CASC3 isoform X2 produces the protein MADRRRRRASQDTDEDDEDVPRSDVEAAPSVACILDLSGVQAREAESECESEDGIEGDAVVLSDYESAEENGSQKSGDEEEVEYSEEDVPKEEIKSSNEGDKDESSKEGKAEDKREITGERQSGDGQESAEPIENKIGKKNRRQLDDDEDRKNPAYIPRKGLFFEHDLRGHTEPEEVRPKVRQRKLWKDEGRWVHDKFQEDEQAPKSRDELISLYGYDIRSDRNPDEIRSRRIRKPRFRSPQNREPDWMDEPPPPRTYMRKLGSSVPSTRTFNRRVGGPERRSPAKSYSKNAAYNEDRINMKPAEINNSRSYHSSGELSISENKMDVKNAEQSHLRESVIVTDSVQSMKNNGLVKEDTIVQNQSVPPEDVPQVQEKMIEKKSYSRIRRTRNKVPEVGKPVVVEDSSVPALVSPAQQVPVQSVPSPVPKAGSWETPPVDPTMTGLEREMTQINLSGKNWPASTQPQYVQPRELRGIPNSLHIGTAPTQYNRVEDMGNQGRRAKRYSSQRQRPLPEAPPPPPPPPPQQPAPAPAPTLGPAPAPAPAPMHIGLMEGHYYDPLQFQGPIYTHNESPAPLPPQGMIVQPDMHLPHPVPGFNHHQSPGHLTNPGLYAPQVQMPAGQPPPPQVLPPPFFTPGMMNYGNPSYPYTTGGLPPHIYPTTQAQSQVFGGVTYYNTVQQQALPKPSPPRRQSQPVTVKPPPPEVLDTSVIWFPCSLGHPK, from the exons GAGAGTGAAGATGGCATAGAAGGTGATG CTGTTGTGCTTTCAGACTATGAAAGTGCTGAAGAGAATGGTTCTCAGAAATCT GGAGATGAAGAAGAAGTGGAatatagtgaagaagatgttccaaaagaagaaataaaatcaAGCAATGAAGGGGATAAAGATGAGTCCTCTAAGGAAGGAAAAGCTGAAGACAAAAGAGAGATTACTGGAGAAAGACAGAGCGGAGATGGACAG GAAAGTGCAGAACCTATTGAAAATAAAATAGGTAAAAAGAACAGAAGACAACTAGATGATGATGAGGATCGAAAAAACCCAGCCTATATCCCACGGAAAGGACTCTTCTTTGAACACGATCTCCGAGGGCACACTGAACCCGAGGAAGTGAG ACCCAAAGTCCGCCAGCGGAAGCTCTGGAAAGATGAAGGACGATGGGTGCACGATAAATTCCAGGAGGATGAGCAAGCACCTAAATCCCGAGATGAACTTATTTCCCTGTATGGTTATGATATTCGATCAGACAGAAATCCTGATGAAATAAGGTCACGAAGGATAAGGAAGCCAAG GTTTAGAAGTCCTCAAAATAGAGAGCCTGATTGGATGGATGAGCCACCACCACCAAGAACGTACATGCGTAAACTTGGCAGTAGTGTTCCTTCCACAAGAACTTTTAACCGAAGAGTGGGAGGTCCAGAGCGGAGATCTCCAGCGAAGAGCTACTCAAAAAATGCTGCTTATAATGAAGACCGTATTAATATGAAACCAGCTGAAATAAATAACTCAAGAAGTTATCACTCTTCAGGAGAGTTGTCCATCAGTGAAAATAAAATGGATGTGAAGAATGCTGAGCAGAGTCATTTGAGGGAGAGTGTGATTGTGACAGACAGCGTGCAGTCTATGAAAAACAATGGTCTAGTAAAAGAAGATACCATTGTGCAGAATCAGTCCGTCCCTCCTGAGGATGTGCCGCAGGTACAGGAAAAGATGATTGAAAAGAAATCTTATTCTCGTATTCGAAGGACCAGGAATAAGGTGCCCGAGGTAGGAAagccagtggtggtggaggacagTTCTGTACCAGCTTTGGTGTCTCCAGCACAGCAGGTTCCTGTTCAATCTGTCCCTTCTCCAGTACCGAAAGCAGGCTCATGGGAAACGCCACCTGTAGACCCTACAATGACGGGGCTAGAACGTGAAATGACCCAAATAAATTTATCAGGGAAAAACTGGCCAGCGAGCACTCAACCACAGTATGTACAACCACGAGAACTTCGAG GAATCCCCAATTCATTACACATCGGGACTGCTCCAACCCAGTATAATCGGGTGGAAGACATG GGTAACCAAGGAAGACGGGCGAAACGTTACTCCTCTCAACGACAGCGGCCACTACCAGAAgcacctcctccaccgccaccaccaccacctcaacaACCAGCACCAGCCCCAGCACCAACCCTCGGACCAGCGCCAGCTCCAGCCCCTGCGCCTATGCACATTGGCCTCATGGAAGGACACTATTATGACCCAC TACAATTTCAAGGACCAATATATACCCACAATGAAAGTCCAGCTCCTCTACCACCTCAAGGCATGATTGTACAGCCAGATATGCATCTTCCACATCCAG TTCCAGGTTTCAATCACCACCAGTCGCCTGGTCACCTCACCAATCCAGGTCTCTATGCTCCACAAGTCCAAATGCCAGCTGgacaaccacctccacctcaggtGCTGCCCCCTCCCTTCTTCACTCCAGGAATGATGAACTATGGAAACCCCAGTTATCCATACACAACTGGGGGCCttccacctcatatttatccaaccACTCAG GCCCAGTCTCAGGTCTTTGGTGGAGTCACGTACTACAACACTGTACAGCAGCAGGCCCTGCCTAAACCATCACCTCCACGGAGACAATCGCAGCCTGTTACTGTTAAACCACCGCCACCCGAGGTACTTGATACATCCGTCATCTGGTTTCCATGCAGCTTAG GACACCCGAAGTGA
- the casc3 gene encoding protein CASC3 isoform X3 yields the protein MADRRRRRASQDTDEDDEDVPRSDVEAAPSVACILDLSGVQAREAESECESEDGIEGDAVVLSDYESAEENGSQKSGDEEEVEYSEEDVPKEEIKSSNEGDKDESSKEGKAEDKREITGERQSGDGQESAEPIENKIGKKNRRQLDDDEDRKNPAYIPRKGLFFEHDLRGHTEPEEVRPKVRQRKLWKDEGRWVHDKFQEDEQAPKSRDELISLYGYDIRSDRNPDEIRSRRIRKPRFRSPQNREPDWMDEPPPPRTYMRKLGSSVPSTRTFNRRVGGPERRSPAKSYSKNAAYNEDRINMKPAEINNSRSYHSSGELSISENKMDVKNAEQSHLRESVIVTDSVQSMKNNGLVKEDTIVQNQSVPPEDVPQVQEKMIEKKSYSRIRRTRNKVPEVGKPVVVEDSSVPALVSPAQQVPVQSVPSPVPKAGSWETPPVDPTMTGLEREMTQINLSGKNWPASTQPQYVQPRELRGIPNSLHIGTAPTQYNRVEDMGNQGRRAKRYSSQRQRPLPEAPPPPPPPPPQQPAPAPAPTLGPAPAPAPAPMHIGLMEGHYYDPLQFQGPIYTHNESPAPLPPQGMIVQPDMHLPHPVPGFNHHQSPGHLTNPGLYAPQVQMPAGQPPPPQVLPPPFFTPGMMNYGNPSYPYTTGGLPPHIYPTTQAQSQVFGGVTYYNTVQQQALPKPSPPRRQSQPVTVKPPPPEDTRSEKLKERNEA from the exons GAGAGTGAAGATGGCATAGAAGGTGATG CTGTTGTGCTTTCAGACTATGAAAGTGCTGAAGAGAATGGTTCTCAGAAATCT GGAGATGAAGAAGAAGTGGAatatagtgaagaagatgttccaaaagaagaaataaaatcaAGCAATGAAGGGGATAAAGATGAGTCCTCTAAGGAAGGAAAAGCTGAAGACAAAAGAGAGATTACTGGAGAAAGACAGAGCGGAGATGGACAG GAAAGTGCAGAACCTATTGAAAATAAAATAGGTAAAAAGAACAGAAGACAACTAGATGATGATGAGGATCGAAAAAACCCAGCCTATATCCCACGGAAAGGACTCTTCTTTGAACACGATCTCCGAGGGCACACTGAACCCGAGGAAGTGAG ACCCAAAGTCCGCCAGCGGAAGCTCTGGAAAGATGAAGGACGATGGGTGCACGATAAATTCCAGGAGGATGAGCAAGCACCTAAATCCCGAGATGAACTTATTTCCCTGTATGGTTATGATATTCGATCAGACAGAAATCCTGATGAAATAAGGTCACGAAGGATAAGGAAGCCAAG GTTTAGAAGTCCTCAAAATAGAGAGCCTGATTGGATGGATGAGCCACCACCACCAAGAACGTACATGCGTAAACTTGGCAGTAGTGTTCCTTCCACAAGAACTTTTAACCGAAGAGTGGGAGGTCCAGAGCGGAGATCTCCAGCGAAGAGCTACTCAAAAAATGCTGCTTATAATGAAGACCGTATTAATATGAAACCAGCTGAAATAAATAACTCAAGAAGTTATCACTCTTCAGGAGAGTTGTCCATCAGTGAAAATAAAATGGATGTGAAGAATGCTGAGCAGAGTCATTTGAGGGAGAGTGTGATTGTGACAGACAGCGTGCAGTCTATGAAAAACAATGGTCTAGTAAAAGAAGATACCATTGTGCAGAATCAGTCCGTCCCTCCTGAGGATGTGCCGCAGGTACAGGAAAAGATGATTGAAAAGAAATCTTATTCTCGTATTCGAAGGACCAGGAATAAGGTGCCCGAGGTAGGAAagccagtggtggtggaggacagTTCTGTACCAGCTTTGGTGTCTCCAGCACAGCAGGTTCCTGTTCAATCTGTCCCTTCTCCAGTACCGAAAGCAGGCTCATGGGAAACGCCACCTGTAGACCCTACAATGACGGGGCTAGAACGTGAAATGACCCAAATAAATTTATCAGGGAAAAACTGGCCAGCGAGCACTCAACCACAGTATGTACAACCACGAGAACTTCGAG GAATCCCCAATTCATTACACATCGGGACTGCTCCAACCCAGTATAATCGGGTGGAAGACATG GGTAACCAAGGAAGACGGGCGAAACGTTACTCCTCTCAACGACAGCGGCCACTACCAGAAgcacctcctccaccgccaccaccaccacctcaacaACCAGCACCAGCCCCAGCACCAACCCTCGGACCAGCGCCAGCTCCAGCCCCTGCGCCTATGCACATTGGCCTCATGGAAGGACACTATTATGACCCAC TACAATTTCAAGGACCAATATATACCCACAATGAAAGTCCAGCTCCTCTACCACCTCAAGGCATGATTGTACAGCCAGATATGCATCTTCCACATCCAG TTCCAGGTTTCAATCACCACCAGTCGCCTGGTCACCTCACCAATCCAGGTCTCTATGCTCCACAAGTCCAAATGCCAGCTGgacaaccacctccacctcaggtGCTGCCCCCTCCCTTCTTCACTCCAGGAATGATGAACTATGGAAACCCCAGTTATCCATACACAACTGGGGGCCttccacctcatatttatccaaccACTCAG GCCCAGTCTCAGGTCTTTGGTGGAGTCACGTACTACAACACTGTACAGCAGCAGGCCCTGCCTAAACCATCACCTCCACGGAGACAATCGCAGCCTGTTACTGTTAAACCACCGCCACCCGAG GACACCCGAAGTGAAAAGctgaaagaaaggaatgaagctTAA